The Flavivirga eckloniae genomic interval ATGAAGAAAATCCAGATGACAACTTCGATTTCGATTTTCTTCGTAAAAACACGATTCCAAAAATCGATGAAAATAATTATTGGTTTAAAATTGGTGATATTCTTGAATTGGGTAGTATTGTAAGCTATGCTAGAGAGAAAAACCTTTCGGACAACGAAGCGGAAATACTTGAAAAATTAAAAGATGCTTTTTGCACAAAAAGTTTGATTTCATATTTTGAGGAAACCGAAAAAAACCTTGATAAAGTTTTAAAGATTTTTATTCGTGTAAATAGTGGCGGAACACAATTATCATATTCTGACCTTTTAATGTCGATTTTGACTGCGAATTTCTCGACTGACATTCGTGATGTGATGAATAAATTTGTCGACTCTTTAAAAGAACAGGGTTTTGGAGTAATGGGAAGGGACCAAGTGTTAAAAACTTGCTTACTACTGACCGAAAGCAACCATATCTTTCAACTAAAGAATTTCAGCAAAAGTAATATCAATAAAATTGAGGATAATTGGGAAGGAATAACCGAAACGATTTTTAAAGCAACAAAATTGTTAAAAGAGTTTGGTTATACAAACCAACTTTCTTCCGCTTACATTTTATCAGCTGTCGCATATTACATTTTCAAAAAGAAAAACATAGTACAAGAAGACAAAACTGAATTACTCAAATTTGTGCGAAACGCACAAATCACAAGTTATTTCACAACTTCTTTAGATGGTAAATTAGAGGTTGTAGCAAAAATCATTAGAACAGCGGAAAATTTTAAAATGGTTAATAATAAATTGGCTATAAGCAAAGTACAACCCTTAAAAATATCAAGAGATGACATCGATAGAATGATGGACTTTCAATATGGAAATCCCGCAATTCTTCCAATTTTACAAATTTTATATCCAGATTTAGATTATAAAAATTCAACTTTTCATATTGATCACATTTATCCGAAATCGAAGTTTAAACCCAAGAACACAGATCTAGATGGGGACTATCTTACAGAAGCTAATTTCCTTTACAACCTTCAACTTCTACAAGGAGAGGAAAATTTAGCTAAAAAAGCAAAAAACCCAGAAATTTGGCTAGGAGAACATTTTTCTAATAACGAAGAGCAAATTAAAGCCTACAAGCGAAGGAATTATATAGACGAGAATTGTGAACTAAATTGGGGTGGAATTAAGGAATTTAACGAATATAGAACTGAGAAAATCAAGGCTAAACTGAAAGAAATATTATTGACAGAGAAAGAAATACCAGTACTTAGCAATGTATAAAAATAATAGAGGTATAATCCCTAAAACTAAAAGAATCTAAAAAAGTCTGAATTTAATCGAAAAAATTAGCGTTTCAAAATCCGTTACTATTCTTATACTAGAACATTAAACAACACACACAAAACACTTAAAAACTATAATTTAACAACCTTTAAATAAAAATTAAAAGAGTGTAAATTATATCTGGTAAAACACATTCTAGACTCGGTTTTCTCTAAACCTTAAAAAACATCATAAGAACTTTCATCACACTCCTATAAATACTCAATATGCAAACAGGCCTCCATTAAAGCAAAAACAACCTCGCTCAAATCATGATTCCATGAATATTCCTTACTCTCCATTTTGATTATTCATTTGCATATCTCCCTTATATTTTTCATAAACACAATACTTCAATTCAATAAGCATTCTTGATTGTAACTCTATCTCTACACACCATCTAAGAATCACACAATCAATTATTTACCATAAAAACGAATTATACATCATAATTTATACAATACGCTGCAAAACTACATATCCAAACAGCAATTATTGTATAATTTTATTAGTACCCGAATATCATCATACGCGTAGAACTACCATTGATTTAGCTTACTTGTTATAGTCATTAATTTAAACAAACTAAAATCAATTTAATCATGAAAAAACTATCATTAATTACAATGCTGTTGTGCCTTGCTCTAATAACTTCCTGCGAAAATGAACTTGAGGAAGACCAAGCTACTGAAAATGTTTCCAGTTCTATAACTACAGATAAGATGTCAACCAAAACTTCAACAGCAAAATCTGCTTGGCAAAATATCTTTTGGGACAATTTCGACGGGTTTAACTGGAGTAAATGGTCAAAAACAAACAGAACAGATTATAACTCTTGGAGATGCAGATACCTACCAGAACAAGTTTTTATAGGTTCTTGGCAAGGAGATACTTTTTTGGTTTTAAGAGCCGAAAAATGGAATAGCAATCAATGGAAATCGGGACATGTAAAATCCAAACAGAATTTTAGACCTGGTAATAATGAAGAGCTACGTTTTAAAGCTAGAATTAAGTTTAATGCTTTTGATAATAACGGATGGAAACCTTTTCATCTAACTTATGGGGCTTGGCCAGCTTTCTGGACTGTTGAAGAGAACGGATGGCCAACAAAAGGCGAAATTGATATCATGGAAGGGTATACTTTTGGACAAAGTTGGAATGATAAATATGCGAGTAATCTTTTCTTCGGATGGCAGCAAGGCAATAATATTCTAAATTCTAGTCAATCTGTAAATTACTATAGCAATTCTGTTAATGCCCAAGGTGGTTGGAATGATTTTGAAATGCGCTGGTCTAATCAAAATGGATGGAATAAAGTGGAAATTTATGTAAACAACAGTTTAAAGAAAACATATACCAATAATAATGTAAGTGGTTTGCGTTTAGACCAGTTTTCAGCACATAATATAATCCTAAATTTAAATATCGGTTCTAATGATGAACTATATCTTTTCGATAACACGAAAAACAATGTATTTAACAGAACAGAAGTGTTAGTCGATTATGTTAGTGTAGACAGACGAACTTTATAGGATGTATTCACAACAAACAAACAAACAAACAAACAAACAAGTAGTGAACTAGTCCTATGCAACACGCAAGTGAGTATAAAGCTGATGAAAAATTCATCGGCTTTATTTTTTACAAAAACCTCATTTGGAAAACTAGATTCTTCCCGTTACTTTTTACACACAAAAGCTTTATATATAAGCTTATCTTATTCTACAAAATATTTACAACTTACGATTTAGTAGCCTTTAGTGTAAAGATTAACGGGTACAATTTATCTTTTGTTACATACATTCCAGATTCGGTTTTTTCTAAATCCGGCAAAACATCATAGGGACTTTCGTCATACTCCTTTAAATATTCAACATGCAAACCAGCCTCAGTTAAAACAGAAACAACTTCACCCAACCCATGATTCCACCCATATTCCTTACTCACCATTTTCGATGCTTCATTGGCATACGTTCCCTCATATTCTTCATAAATCACATCTTTTTGCATATACCCATATTTCATAACCGGTTGGGCTTCCAAATAATCGAACATCCAGACTATAGGATGAAATTCAGCCATAAAAAACGTACCGCCTGTTTTTAAACGCTCAGCAATCATTTGCCCCCAAGGCTTTAAATCGGGTAGCCAACCAATCACACCATAACTTGTAAAAACAATATCGAAAGTATTTTTTACAACATCAGAAGTATTTAAAACATTACAACAAACAAATTCCGCATCTAGATTTAATTCTCTGTTTAAACTTTGCGCCAACTTAATACCTTCATCGCTTAAATCAACTCCCGTACATTTAGCCCCTAACCTACTCCAGCTTAATGTATCTTGTCCAAAATGACATTGTAAATGCAAAAGCGATTTTCCTTTTACATTCCCAAGAGCTTCCAACTCATAGCGCATTAAAGAAGATTTACCTTGTTTGAAAGACTCTAAATCATACATCTCGCTTTTGGCATGTACCTTTACCTTATCATTCCAAGTCGCTTTATTCGTACTAAAATATTTATCGTTTGTGTTCATTACATGAATTTAATACTTCAATATAAAAAATCTCATCCAATCTTCTATACCTTTACCAAAAATTTCAATTATGAAAAAATATATCCTAATTACCCTCATCATTACATTATGTTTTTCATGCAAACAAAAACAGGAAAAACAGGCTGATGTTAAACCACTCACTATTGCAGAAAAAATAGCCAATGCCCATGGTTTTGAAAACTGGAAAAA includes:
- a CDS encoding class I SAM-dependent methyltransferase; the encoded protein is MNTNDKYFSTNKATWNDKVKVHAKSEMYDLESFKQGKSSLMRYELEALGNVKGKSLLHLQCHFGQDTLSWSRLGAKCTGVDLSDEGIKLAQSLNRELNLDAEFVCCNVLNTSDVVKNTFDIVFTSYGVIGWLPDLKPWGQMIAERLKTGGTFFMAEFHPIVWMFDYLEAQPVMKYGYMQKDVIYEEYEGTYANEASKMVSKEYGWNHGLGEVVSVLTEAGLHVEYLKEYDESPYDVLPDLEKTESGMYVTKDKLYPLIFTLKATKS
- a CDS encoding glycoside hydrolase family 16 protein, which codes for MKKLSLITMLLCLALITSCENELEEDQATENVSSSITTDKMSTKTSTAKSAWQNIFWDNFDGFNWSKWSKTNRTDYNSWRCRYLPEQVFIGSWQGDTFLVLRAEKWNSNQWKSGHVKSKQNFRPGNNEELRFKARIKFNAFDNNGWKPFHLTYGAWPAFWTVEENGWPTKGEIDIMEGYTFGQSWNDKYASNLFFGWQQGNNILNSSQSVNYYSNSVNAQGGWNDFEMRWSNQNGWNKVEIYVNNSLKKTYTNNNVSGLRLDQFSAHNIILNLNIGSNDELYLFDNTKNNVFNRTEVLVDYVSVDRRTL
- a CDS encoding DUF262 domain-containing protein, which translates into the protein MGQFRDVSIKNVIEDLNQSYFLPDIQREYVWLRKAKEKKIEQLFDSILRGYPIGSFLFWKLKKDDIETNKDAKEDSEKLNFQLYKFIENYDERKTHNEKVNIEQINSDDLSIVLDGQQRLTSLYIGLKGTRTLKKPKAWWDNPNAFEEKQLFLNLRYQPNEENPDDNFDFDFLRKNTIPKIDENNYWFKIGDILELGSIVSYAREKNLSDNEAEILEKLKDAFCTKSLISYFEETEKNLDKVLKIFIRVNSGGTQLSYSDLLMSILTANFSTDIRDVMNKFVDSLKEQGFGVMGRDQVLKTCLLLTESNHIFQLKNFSKSNINKIEDNWEGITETIFKATKLLKEFGYTNQLSSAYILSAVAYYIFKKKNIVQEDKTELLKFVRNAQITSYFTTSLDGKLEVVAKIIRTAENFKMVNNKLAISKVQPLKISRDDIDRMMDFQYGNPAILPILQILYPDLDYKNSTFHIDHIYPKSKFKPKNTDLDGDYLTEANFLYNLQLLQGEENLAKKAKNPEIWLGEHFSNNEEQIKAYKRRNYIDENCELNWGGIKEFNEYRTEKIKAKLKEILLTEKEIPVLSNV